The proteins below come from a single Candidozyma auris chromosome 3, complete sequence genomic window:
- the NIK1 gene encoding Nik1p, producing MNATKLLSILEDPVQFAERAPSIQQDLLQLVKDQQLQIHNLSVEHQTACEANKAFKVALSEIGTVVISVAMGDLSKKVEIHPVESDPEILKVKITINTMMDQLQAFANEVTKVATEVANGELGGQAKNEGSVGIWRSLTDNVNIMALNLTNQVREIADVTRAVAQGDLSRKINVHAQGEILQLQMTINTMVDQLRKFAFEVSKVARDVGVLGILGGQAFIENVEGIWKELTDNVNAMALNLTTQVRNIANVTTAVAKGDLSKKVTADCKGEILDLKLTINQMVDRLQNFALEVTTLSREVGTLGILGGQANVKDVEGAWKAVTENVNLMATNLTNQVRSIATVTTAVAHGDLSQKIDVHAQGEILQLKNTINKMVDSLQLFASEVSKVARDVGINGKLGIQAQVSDVDGLWKEITSNVNTMASNLTSQVRAFAQITAAATDGDFTRFITVEASGEMDALKTKINQMVFNLRESIQRNTAAREAAELANSAKSEFLANMSHEIRTPLNGIIGMTQLSLDTELTQYQREMLSIVHNLANSLLTIIDDILDISKIEANRMTVEQIDFSLRGNVFGALKTLAVKAIEKNLDLTYRCDSSFPDNLIGDSFRLRQVILNLAGNAIKFTKKGKVSVSVKKAERVPEEPNKLLLEFCVSDTGIGIEKDKLGLIFDTFCQADGSTTRKFGGTGLGLSISKQLIQLMGGEICVTSDYGHGSNFSFTVSVSPSKIKYTMDSEQLLPFRGHYVLFVSSEHTESELEELRNGITELGLNPVIVRDINEVNFEEPIQYDIIMIDSIEIAKSLRLRSEVKYIPLVLLHHSIPELNMRVCIDLGISSYGNTPCTISDLASAIIPALESRSIAQNTDDSVSYKILLAEDNLVNQKLAVKILEKQGHQVEVVENGLEAYEAVKKKNYDVVLMDVQMPVMGGFEATEKIRQWEKKSNPIDSLSFRTPIIALTAHAMLGDREKSLAKGMDDYVSKPLKPKLLMQTIGKCIHNIKQLKELSKQNNNNRTSNFAKNLKSSIKNSEHEAKINNLGSSPTKANGNDQHERAQMRAISRKSDGSLDIPRPGALSNESRSMTEHLVHTRKST from the coding sequence ATGAACGCAACAAAGTTGTTGTCGATCTTGGAGGACCCGGTTCAGTTTGCCGAAAGGGCCCCGCTGATTCAGCAGGACTTACTCCAGTTGGTCAAAGACCAGCAGTTGCAGATCCACAACTTGTCTGTCGAGCACCAAACAGCATGTGAGGCCAACAAGGCGTTTAAAGTGGCACTTTCTGAGATCGGTACCGTGGTGATTTCCGTAGCCATGGGTGATTTGTCGAAGAAAGTGGAGATACACCCGGTGGAACTGGACCCAGAGATTCTAAAGGTgaaaatcaccatcaaTACAATGATGGACCAGCTTCAGGCGTTCGCTAATGAAGTGACCAAAGTTGCTACGGAGGTGGCCAACGGTGAACTAGGCGGCCAGGCCAAGAACGAGGGCCTGGTAGGAATCTGGCGCTCATTGACGGATAACGTCAACATCATGGCGTTGAACTTGACCAACCAAGTGCGTGAGATCGCAGATGTGACTCGTGCTGTCGCTCAAGGTGACTTGAGTAGGAAAATTAACGTTCACGCTCAAGGTGAGATCTTGCAGTTGCAAATGACTATAAATACAATGGTGGATCAACTTAGAAAATTCGCGTTTGAAGTATCCAAGGTGGCTCGAGATGTTGGTGTTTTGGGTATTTTAGGTGGCCAGGCTTTCATCGAGAATGTCGAAGGTATCTGGAAAGAATTGACTGATAACGTAAATGCCATGGCTTTGAATTTGACCACGCAGGTGAGAAATATCGCTAACGTCACTACTGCTGTCGCCAAAGGTGACCTATCCAAGAAGGTTACTGCTGATTGTAAAGGCGAGATTTTGGATTTGAAGTTGACCATCAACCAGATGGTGGATCGATTGCAAAACTTTGCTTTGGAAGTTACTACGTTGTCTCGTGAGGTCGGTACTTTAGGTATTCTAGGTGGCCAGGCCAACGTTAAGGATGTCGAAGGTGCCTGGAAGGCTGTTACGGAAAATGTCAACCTAATGGCTACAAACTTGACGAATCAAGTGAGATCTATTGCAACTGTCACAACTGCTGTCGCCCATGGTGACTTGTCTCAAAAGATTGATGTACATGCACAGGGTgagattttgcaattgaagaatacTATCAATAAAATGGTGGACTCTTTGCAGCTTTTTGCCTCCGAAGTGTCTAAGGTTGCTCGTGATGTCGGTATAAACGGTAAGTTGGGTATCCAAGCCCAAGTCAGTGACGTCGACGGTTTATGGAAAGAAATTACCTCCAACGTAAACACGATGGCCTCGAACTTGACTTCACAGGTGAGAGCTTTTGCTCAAATTACTGCTGCTGCTACGGATGGTGACTTCACAAGATTTATTACTGTTGAGGCTTCGGGTGAAATGGACGCCTTGAAGACAAAGATTAATCAGATGGTGTTCAATTTAAGAGAGTCGATTCAGAGAAACACCGCTGCCAGAGAAGCCGCTGAGTTGGCCAACAGCGCCAAGTCTGAGTTTTTGGCAAACATGTCTCACGAGATTAGAACCCCCTTGAACGGTATTATTGGAATGACTCAACTTTCTTTGGACACAGAACTCACGCAATACCAGCGAGAGATGTTGAGCATTGTTCACAACTTAGCCAACTCGTTGCTTACAatcattgatgatattttgGATATCTCGAAGATCGAAGCGAACAGAATGACTGTTGAGCAAATTGATTTTTCCTTGAGGGGTAACGTCTTTGGCGCTTTGAAGACTCTCGCTGTAAAGGCAATCGAAAAGAACTTAGATCTTACCTACAGATGCGACTCATCTTTCCCGGACAATTTAATTGGTGATTCTTTCAGACTTCGGCAGGTCATCCTCAATCTTGCTGGTAATGCTATCAAGTTTACAAAGAAGGGTAAGGTGAGTGTCAGCGTGAAGAAAGCGGAGAGGGTACCAGAGGAACCAAATAAGCTCTTATTAGAGTTCTGTGTGAGTGACACTGGAATAGGTATCGAAAAAGATAAGTTGGGATTGATTTTTGACACGTTCTGTCAAGCGGATGGTTCGACAACTAGAAAGTTCGGTGGAACTGGTTTAGGGTTGTCCATCTCGAAACAGTTGATTCAATTGATGGGCGGTGAGATTTGCGTGACCTCTGATTATGGACATGGCTCTAATTTCTCTTTTACGGTGAGCGTGTCACCTTCCAAGATCAAATACACCATGGATTCAGAACAGCTTTTACCCTTCAGGGGCCACTACGTATTGTTTGTGTCTTCGGAACATACGGAGagtgagcttgaagaattgagaaATGGCATAACCGAATTAGGATTGAACCCTGTGATCGTCCGTGATATCAATGAGGTCAATTTTGAGGAACCTATTCAATACGACATCATCATGATTGACTCTATCGAGATAGCCAAGAGTTTGAGACTACGATCAGAAGTGAAGTACATTccgttggtgttgttgcACCACTCAATTCCGGAGTTGAACATGAGAGTTTGCATTGATTTGGGTATTTCATCTTACGGAAACACTCCATGTACGATCTCTGATCTTGCCAGCGCCATAATTCCCGCATTAGAATCGAGATCGATTGCACAGAATACTGATGACTCTGTCTCCTACAaaattcttcttgcagAGGACAACTTAGTGAACCAAAAATTAGCTGTAAAAATTTTGGAAAAACAGGGACATCAAGTCGAAGTGGTTGAGAATGGTCTTGAAGCTTACGAGgctgtcaagaagaagaactacGATGTTGTTCTTATGGACGTTCAGATGCCAGTAATGGGAGGATTCGAAGCTACGGAGAAAATCAGGCAGTGGGAAAAGAAGTCCAATCCTATTgactccttgagcttccGTACGCCTATTATTGCACTTACAGCCCACGCCATGTTGGGTGATAGGGAAAAGTCTCTTGCTAAGGGTATGGACGATTACGTGTCGAAGCCCTTGAAAcccaagttgttgatgcagACAATTGGAAAATGTATTCACAATATTAAGCAACTCAAGGAGCTCTCTAAGcaaaacaacaacaatcGTACCTCAAACTTTGCTaagaacttgaaaagcaGCATCAAGAATTCCGAGCACGAGGCAAAGATTAACAATCTTGGCCTGTCACCTACAAAGGCCAATGGAAATGATCAGCACGAGCGCGCCCAAATGCGAGCAATATCGAGAAAGTCCGATGGAAGCCTAGATATTCCTCGACCTGGCGCTTTGTCAAATGAAAGTCGAAGCATGACAGAACATTTGGTGCACACGAGAAAGAGCACctga